From a single Amphiprion ocellaris isolate individual 3 ecotype Okinawa chromosome 18, ASM2253959v1, whole genome shotgun sequence genomic region:
- the lrrc18b gene encoding leucine-rich repeat-containing protein 18, producing MAKGKKKKSQPKGKTITLKMAQNSMELTVDGKRRLNLSFQEIAAVPKCLQKLCEVDELDMSRNLIRKIPDFIDQFVGIRVLDLHSNYLEELPVTIGRLQNLLVLNLCNNRLTSLPNELGLLTKLQTLHLGLNQLDTLPASIGLLKELRHIGLSDNRFTRVPGCISRLNNLQKVNLDRNPMLTEDTASQESVMISESLYVVTESFLCEHCRKKCQNQRTTEM from the exons ATGGccaagggaaagaaaaaaaaaagccaacctAAAGGGAAGACTATTACCTTGAAAATGGCTCAGAACAGCATGGAGCTGACGGTGGATGGGAAACGGCGGCTGAACCTCAGTTTTCAGGAGATCGCTGCGGTGCCAAAGTGCCTCCAGAAGCTGTGTGAGGTCGATGAGCTGGACATGAGCAGGAACCTGATAAGGAAGATTCCAGATtttattgatcagtttgtcgGGATCCGTGTTTTGGATCTGCACAGCAACTAT CTGGAGGAGCTCCCTGTGACCATCGGCCGCCTGCAGAACCTGTTGGTTTTAAACTTGTGTAACAACCGTCTGACCAGCCTCCCCAACGAGCTCGGCCTGCTGACAAAACTCCAAACGCTCCACCTGGGTCTCAACCAGCTGGACACTCTTCCCGCCTCCATTGGTTTACTGAAGGAGCTCCGGCACATCGGCCTGTCTGACAACCGATTCACCCGTGTCCCTGGCTGCATATCCAGGCTGAACAACCTGCAGAAGGTCAACCTGGACAGGAACCCCATGTTGACTGAGGATACAGCCAGCCAGGAGTCAGTCATGATATCAGAGAGTCTTTATGTGGTCACAGAGAGCTTTCTGTGTGAGCACTGCCGGAAGAAATGCCAAAATCAAAGGACGACGGAGATGTAG